A region of Thermus oshimai DSM 12092 DNA encodes the following proteins:
- a CDS encoding aldo/keto reductase, with protein MNPLFSHPMGVGTWAWGDRLFWGYGRGYGEGELEGAFRAGLEAGVRLFDTAEFYGFGLAERLLGRFMARSGERPYLVTKFFPYPWRLSRKSLLLALKGSLGRLGVEAVDLYLLHWPWPPVPLRVWASALAEAYERGLARGVGACNLALGQLGEVKEVLDRHRVLLLALQVEYSLLKRDWEPHLPALRREGIALMAYSPLAMGWLTGKLDPKRPPKGYRGAKYRPLLAQVERLLPPLRALAEAKGVSPAAVALRYLMEKGALPIPGAKNAAQARLNAEALRFRLTPEEVALLQAAS; from the coding sequence ATGAACCCCCTTTTTTCCCACCCCATGGGCGTGGGCACCTGGGCCTGGGGGGACCGGCTCTTCTGGGGCTACGGCCGGGGGTATGGGGAAGGGGAGCTGGAAGGGGCTTTTCGGGCCGGCCTCGAGGCCGGGGTGCGCCTCTTCGACACCGCGGAGTTCTACGGCTTTGGCCTCGCCGAGCGCCTCCTCGGCCGCTTCATGGCCCGAAGCGGCGAACGGCCCTACCTGGTCACCAAGTTCTTCCCCTACCCCTGGCGCCTCTCCCGGAAGAGCCTCCTCCTGGCCCTAAAGGGAAGCCTTGGGCGGCTTGGGGTGGAGGCGGTGGACCTCTACCTCCTCCACTGGCCCTGGCCCCCGGTGCCCTTAAGGGTCTGGGCCTCGGCCCTGGCGGAGGCCTATGAACGGGGCCTCGCCCGGGGCGTGGGGGCCTGCAACCTGGCCCTGGGCCAGCTTGGGGAGGTAAAGGAGGTTTTGGACCGCCACCGGGTGCTCCTTTTGGCCCTGCAGGTGGAGTATAGCCTCCTCAAGCGGGACTGGGAGCCTCACCTTCCGGCCCTCCGCCGGGAGGGGATCGCCCTCATGGCCTATAGCCCCCTGGCCATGGGCTGGCTCACCGGCAAGCTGGACCCCAAGCGCCCCCCCAAGGGCTACCGGGGGGCCAAGTACCGCCCCCTGCTCGCCCAGGTGGAGCGCCTCCTTCCCCCGCTTAGGGCCCTGGCGGAGGCCAAGGGGGTAAGCCCCGCCGCCGTCGCCCTCCGCTACCTCATGGAGAAGGGGGCCCTCCCCATCCCGGGGGCCAAGAACGCGGCCCAGGCCCGGCTCAACGCCGAGGCCCTGCGCTTCCGCCTCACCCCCGAGGAGGTGGCCCTTTTGCAGGCGGCGTCGTAA
- a CDS encoding queuosine precursor transporter: protein MRYLDLIAVLFAAVLLVSNVASTKLVVLGPFTFDGGTLLFPLAYIFGDVLTEVYGYRKSRRVIWLGFFSLLLAAFTFQLVSALPAPGDEESRRFAEAFGLLLGLTPRIVLGSLLAYFVGEFANAYVLARLKVRTEGRHFWLRALLSTLVGQGLDTGVFLLVAFLGVFPPEVLLAVFLSNYAFKVGVEAAMLPLTYGVVGFLKRAEGLDVYDRDTDFNPFRLA from the coding sequence ATGAGGTACCTGGACCTCATCGCCGTGCTCTTCGCCGCGGTGCTCCTCGTCTCCAACGTGGCCTCCACCAAGCTGGTGGTCCTGGGCCCCTTCACCTTTGACGGGGGCACCCTGCTTTTCCCCTTGGCCTACATCTTCGGGGACGTGCTCACCGAGGTCTACGGCTACCGGAAAAGCCGGAGGGTGATCTGGCTGGGGTTTTTCTCCCTCCTCCTCGCCGCCTTCACCTTCCAGCTGGTTTCGGCCCTGCCCGCGCCGGGGGATGAGGAGAGCCGGCGCTTCGCCGAGGCCTTTGGCCTCCTCCTCGGCCTCACCCCGAGGATCGTCCTGGGGAGCCTTCTCGCCTACTTCGTGGGGGAGTTCGCCAACGCCTACGTGCTGGCCCGGCTCAAGGTGCGCACGGAAGGGCGGCACTTCTGGCTCAGGGCCCTCCTCTCTACCCTGGTGGGCCAGGGGCTGGACACGGGGGTCTTCCTCCTGGTGGCCTTCCTGGGGGTCTTCCCCCCGGAGGTCCTCCTCGCGGTCTTCCTCTCCAACTACGCCTTCAAGGTGGGGGTGGAGGCGGCCATGCTCCCCCTCACCTACGGGGTGGTGGGCTTCCTGAAGCGGGCCGAGGGCCTGGACGTCTACGACCGGGACACGGACTTCAACCCCTTCCGCCTGGCATGA
- the hpt gene encoding hypoxanthine phosphoribosyltransferase, which produces MFAPGNGPVQISQEAIAKRVAELGAEIARDYQGKTPHLICVLNGAFIFMADLVRAIPLPLTLDFISISSYGNAYKTSGEVELVKDLRLPIHGRDVIVVEDIVDTGLTLSYLLAYLEARKPASIRVAALLSKPARRQVEVPVHYLGFEVEDAYVYGYGLDRAQFDRNLPFITSISPEEE; this is translated from the coding sequence ATGTTCGCGCCCGGAAACGGACCGGTACAGATCAGCCAGGAGGCCATCGCCAAGCGGGTGGCGGAGCTGGGGGCGGAGATCGCCCGGGACTACCAGGGCAAGACCCCCCATCTCATCTGCGTTCTGAACGGGGCCTTCATCTTCATGGCCGACCTGGTGCGGGCCATCCCCCTGCCCCTCACCCTGGACTTCATCTCCATCAGCTCCTACGGCAACGCCTACAAGACCAGCGGGGAGGTGGAGCTCGTCAAGGACCTCCGCCTCCCCATCCACGGGCGGGACGTGATCGTGGTGGAGGACATCGTGGACACCGGCCTCACCCTCTCCTACCTCCTGGCCTACCTCGAGGCCCGGAAGCCCGCCTCCATCCGGGTGGCCGCCCTGCTCTCCAAGCCCGCCCGGCGCCAGGTGGAGGTGCCCGTGCACTACCTGGGCTTTGAGGTGGAGGACGCCTACGTCTACGGCTACGGCCTGGACCGGGCCCAGTTTGACCGCAACCTGCCCTTCATCACCTCCATCTCCCCGGAGGAAGAATGA
- a CDS encoding pseudouridine synthase produces MRLQAYLARAGVGSRRKAEDLIRQGRVRVNGAVAHLGQKVGPHDRVEVDGKPVALPERVVLALHKPRGYTTTRFDPHAERTVYELLPHIPGLHPVGRLDRDSEGLLLFTNDGELTFRLTHPRYGVEKVYRVWTEGGTLPEAVCRRLLEGVELEDGLARALACRPAPGGAVLVLAEGRKREVRRMLKAVGYPVRRLLRTQVGPVRLGDLPPGRWRFLKGSELKALEKRVGLLG; encoded by the coding sequence ATGAGGCTTCAGGCCTACCTGGCCCGCGCAGGGGTAGGGAGCCGGAGGAAGGCGGAAGACCTCATCCGCCAGGGCCGGGTGCGGGTGAACGGGGCCGTGGCCCACCTGGGCCAGAAGGTGGGCCCCCATGACCGGGTGGAGGTGGACGGGAAACCGGTGGCCCTCCCCGAGCGGGTGGTCCTCGCCCTGCACAAGCCCCGGGGCTACACCACCACCCGCTTTGACCCCCACGCGGAGCGCACGGTCTACGAGCTCCTCCCCCACATCCCCGGCCTCCACCCCGTGGGGCGGCTGGACCGGGACTCGGAGGGCCTCCTCCTCTTCACCAACGACGGGGAGCTCACCTTCCGCCTCACCCACCCCCGGTACGGGGTGGAAAAGGTCTACCGGGTCTGGACCGAGGGGGGCACCCTGCCCGAGGCGGTCTGCCGGCGGCTTTTGGAGGGGGTGGAGCTGGAGGACGGGCTGGCCCGGGCCCTCGCCTGCCGCCCGGCCCCCGGGGGGGCGGTTCTGGTCCTGGCCGAGGGCCGCAAGCGGGAGGTGCGGCGGATGCTGAAGGCGGTGGGCTACCCCGTGCGGCGCCTCCTCCGCACCCAGGTGGGCCCCGTGCGCCTGGGGGACCTTCCCCCTGGGCGCTGGCGCTTCCTGAAGGGGTCCGAGCTTAAGGCCTTGGAGAAGCGGGTGGGCCTGCTGGGGTAG
- a CDS encoding enoyl-CoA hydratase/isomerase family protein, which produces MDLAARYPSLGFAWPRPGVLEITFRGDKLNALSPEAHRALARVWKDLEGVEGLRAVLLRGEGGVFSAGGSFALIEEMRASREALLRVFWEARDLVLGPLDCPYPVVAAVEGVAVGAGLALALAADIAVVGKGARLLDGHLRLGVAAGDHAVLLWPLLVGLAKAKYHLFLNEPLTGEEAERLGLVALAVEDEGVYAKALEVAERLAKGPKEALRHTKHALNGWLRAFLPQFEVSLALEFLGFSGEELEEGLRALREKRPPRFP; this is translated from the coding sequence ATGGACCTAGCCGCCCGCTACCCGAGCCTAGGTTTCGCCTGGCCCAGGCCGGGGGTTTTGGAGATCACCTTCCGGGGGGACAAGCTCAACGCCCTCTCCCCGGAGGCCCACCGGGCCCTGGCCCGGGTCTGGAAGGACCTGGAGGGGGTGGAGGGCCTCCGGGCGGTCCTCCTAAGGGGGGAAGGCGGGGTCTTCTCCGCCGGGGGCTCCTTCGCCCTCATCGAGGAGATGCGGGCCTCGAGGGAGGCCCTCCTTAGGGTCTTCTGGGAGGCCAGGGACCTGGTCTTAGGGCCCCTAGACTGCCCCTACCCGGTGGTGGCCGCGGTGGAGGGCGTGGCGGTGGGGGCGGGGCTCGCCCTGGCCCTGGCCGCGGACATCGCCGTGGTGGGGAAGGGGGCAAGGCTTCTGGACGGCCACCTGCGCCTGGGGGTGGCCGCGGGGGACCACGCCGTCCTCCTCTGGCCCCTCCTGGTGGGCCTCGCCAAGGCCAAGTACCACCTCTTCCTGAACGAGCCCCTCACGGGGGAGGAGGCGGAAAGGCTTGGCCTGGTGGCCCTGGCGGTGGAGGACGAAGGGGTCTACGCGAAGGCCCTGGAGGTGGCGGAGAGGCTCGCAAAGGGCCCTAAGGAAGCCCTTCGCCACACCAAGCACGCCCTAAACGGCTGGCTCAGGGCCTTCCTGCCCCAGTTTGAGGTTTCCTTGGCCCTGGAGTTTCTGGGCTTTTCCGGGGAGGAGCTGGAGGAGGGCCTGAGGGCCCTTAGGGAAAAGCGCCCGCCCCGCTTCCCATGA
- the truB gene encoding tRNA pseudouridine(55) synthase TruB, which yields MALYAVDKPLHLTSHHAVEEARRRLGTRRVGHTGTLDPLATGLLLLVSDESTKLVPFLSGEDKEYLAWVSFGATTPTLDAEGPVSEEAPVRFDRKDLEAALPRFLEMREQVPPLYSAIKVGGKRAYEAAREGKPLELGPRPVRYLEVELLAFDPFPTPHPIAPSARGWRLAEKGGRKVALPRPLGPYPTAVIRLLVGPGTYVRAFARDLGEMLKTKAFLSGLVRTRIGKIGLERAVPLSELAPDKAIPELDALPFPVVELSHTEARRVLEGIPLPIPALGYVTLVDSRRRLLAIAEGDGFKLKIKRVFVKEA from the coding sequence ATGGCCCTTTACGCGGTGGATAAGCCCCTCCACCTCACCTCCCACCACGCCGTGGAGGAGGCGAGGCGGCGCCTGGGAACGAGGCGGGTGGGGCACACGGGCACCCTGGACCCCCTGGCCACGGGGCTCCTCCTCCTGGTCTCCGACGAGAGCACCAAGCTGGTCCCCTTCCTCTCGGGGGAGGACAAGGAGTACCTGGCCTGGGTCTCCTTCGGGGCCACCACCCCCACCCTGGATGCGGAAGGGCCGGTGAGCGAGGAGGCCCCGGTGCGCTTTGACCGCAAGGATCTGGAAGCGGCCCTCCCCCGCTTCCTGGAGATGAGAGAGCAGGTTCCTCCCCTCTATTCCGCCATCAAGGTGGGGGGCAAACGGGCCTACGAGGCCGCCCGGGAGGGCAAGCCCTTGGAGCTTGGGCCGAGGCCCGTGCGCTACCTGGAGGTGGAGCTTTTGGCCTTTGACCCCTTCCCCACCCCCCACCCCATCGCCCCTTCCGCCCGGGGGTGGCGGCTTGCGGAAAAGGGGGGGCGGAAGGTGGCCCTGCCCAGGCCCTTAGGCCCCTACCCCACCGCGGTGATCCGGCTTCTGGTGGGCCCCGGGACCTACGTGCGGGCCTTCGCCCGGGACCTGGGGGAGATGCTGAAGACCAAGGCCTTCCTCTCGGGGCTGGTGCGCACCCGCATCGGCAAGATCGGCCTGGAGCGGGCCGTGCCCCTTTCCGAGCTGGCCCCCGACAAGGCCATCCCCGAGCTGGACGCCCTTCCCTTCCCGGTGGTGGAGCTTTCCCACACCGAGGCGCGGAGGGTCTTGGAGGGCATCCCCCTCCCCATCCCCGCCTTGGGCTACGTAACCCTGGTAGACTCCCGCAGGCGGCTTCTGGCCATCGCGGAGGGCGATGGCTTCAAGCTCAAGATCAAACGGGTGTTCGTAAAGGAGGCCTAG
- the ald gene encoding alanine dehydrogenase — MVIGVPKEIKTLENRVALTPGGVESLVRRGHTVLVERGAGVGSGLSDAEYERAGAILVGRDEAWGAELVVKVKEPLPEEYRFLRRGLILFTYLHLAADEALTRAMLESGVTGIAYETVQLPDGSLPLLIPMSEVAGRMAPQVGAEFLEKPKGGRGVLLGGVPGVAPASVVILGGGTVGTNAAKIALGMGAQVTILDVNHKRLQYLDDVFGGRVVTLTATEANIKKSVQHADLLIGAVLVPGAKAPKLVTREMLPLMKEGAVIVDVAVDQGGCVETIRPTTHAEPTYVVDGVVHYGVANMPGAVPRTSTFALTNQTLPYLLKLAEKGLEALKEDPALLKGLNTHEGRLTHPGVAEAFGLPYTPPEEALRG; from the coding sequence ATGGTGATCGGCGTACCGAAGGAGATCAAAACCCTGGAGAACCGGGTGGCCCTGACCCCGGGGGGCGTGGAGAGCCTGGTGCGGCGCGGCCACACCGTCTTGGTGGAGCGGGGCGCGGGAGTGGGCTCGGGCCTATCCGACGCGGAGTACGAGCGGGCCGGGGCCATCCTGGTGGGCCGGGACGAGGCCTGGGGGGCGGAGCTGGTGGTGAAGGTGAAGGAGCCCCTGCCCGAGGAGTACCGCTTCCTCAGGAGGGGCCTCATCCTCTTCACCTACCTCCACCTGGCCGCGGACGAGGCCCTCACCCGGGCCATGCTGGAAAGCGGGGTCACGGGCATCGCCTACGAGACCGTGCAGCTTCCCGACGGCTCCCTTCCCCTCCTCATCCCCATGAGCGAGGTGGCGGGCCGCATGGCCCCCCAGGTGGGGGCGGAGTTTCTGGAAAAGCCCAAGGGGGGCCGGGGGGTGCTCCTGGGGGGCGTGCCCGGGGTGGCCCCGGCCAGCGTGGTCATCCTGGGGGGCGGCACCGTGGGCACCAACGCCGCCAAGATCGCCCTGGGGATGGGGGCCCAGGTGACCATCCTGGACGTGAACCACAAGCGCCTCCAGTACCTGGACGACGTCTTCGGGGGCCGGGTGGTGACCCTCACGGCCACGGAGGCCAACATCAAGAAGAGCGTCCAGCACGCCGATCTCCTCATCGGAGCGGTGCTCGTCCCCGGGGCCAAGGCCCCCAAGCTGGTCACCCGGGAGATGCTCCCCCTGATGAAGGAAGGGGCGGTGATCGTGGACGTGGCCGTGGATCAGGGGGGGTGCGTGGAGACCATCCGCCCCACCACCCATGCGGAGCCCACCTACGTGGTGGACGGGGTGGTCCACTACGGGGTGGCCAACATGCCGGGGGCGGTGCCCAGGACCAGCACCTTCGCCCTCACCAACCAGACCCTGCCCTACCTCCTGAAGCTGGCGGAGAAGGGCCTGGAGGCTCTAAAGGAAGACCCGGCCCTCCTCAAGGGGCTTAACACCCACGAGGGCCGCCTCACCCACCCCGGGGTGGCCGAGGCCTTCGGCCTCCCCTACACGCCCCCCGAGGAGGCCCTAAGGGGGTAG
- a CDS encoding Asp23/Gls24 family envelope stress response protein: MGGRVTVTENALAAILALAAHEVPGVVGMAPAGLKDQVVRILRRQEASEGVVVRQDPTRPGQYQADFYVVVAYGTRIPTVVESLAERVSFAARKLAGVELSQVRVHVVGVGRG, encoded by the coding sequence ATGGGGGGACGGGTCACGGTAACGGAAAACGCCCTGGCGGCCATCCTGGCCCTGGCGGCCCACGAGGTCCCGGGGGTGGTGGGGATGGCCCCCGCGGGGCTTAAGGACCAGGTGGTGCGCATCCTGAGGCGCCAGGAGGCGAGCGAGGGGGTGGTGGTGCGCCAAGACCCCACTAGGCCCGGCCAGTACCAGGCGGACTTCTACGTGGTGGTGGCCTACGGCACCCGCATCCCCACCGTGGTGGAGTCCCTGGCGGAGCGGGTTTCCTTCGCCGCCCGGAAGCTTGCCGGGGTGGAGCTCTCCCAGGTGCGGGTGCACGTGGTGGGGGTGGGGCGTGGGTAG
- a CDS encoding DAK2 domain-containing protein, with amino-acid sequence MGSWSPEELAQAFRYATDWFSVYVEELNALNVYPVPDGDTGTNMHLTLSSARRELDLQDTSKMAEVARAIAYGSLLGARGNSGVILSQILKGFTEALRKGERLEAPLLKEALRLGAETGYKAVMKPVEGTILTVARAAAQGARGDTLEEVWQSALEAAREALAKTPDLLPVLKQAGVVDAGGAGYVRLLEGFLGYTLKLPLPEAPKVERYAQTAFATEEFGYCTEFLMEGVEVPIEKIREAVAPFGDSLLVVGAEGYVKGHIHTDDPDGLLATVARFGRMVRTKVEDMTAQHTEILAMAGLLEEAPPPTGLVAVALGHGVAKAFRSLGARVVAGGQTQNPSVEEILSAIKSLPNPKVILLPNNPNVFLAAEEAARLARELGKEVHLLKTRTIGQGLAAAVRYLPEEEPETLLPEMEEAMAGARTLEVTWASRDAEVDGVKVLKDQPIGLLDGRLVTVGETPEEVLDRLLRLAQEGKEVLTLFLGPRVERERAERVVEAFPHLAVEILPGGPDLYPYLGVLE; translated from the coding sequence GTGGGTAGCTGGAGCCCGGAGGAGCTGGCCCAGGCCTTCCGCTACGCCACGGACTGGTTTTCCGTGTACGTGGAGGAGCTCAACGCCCTCAACGTCTACCCCGTGCCCGACGGGGACACGGGGACCAACATGCACCTCACCCTGAGCTCCGCCCGGCGGGAGCTGGACCTGCAGGACACCTCCAAGATGGCCGAGGTGGCCCGGGCCATCGCCTACGGAAGCCTTCTTGGGGCCAGGGGCAATAGCGGGGTCATCCTCTCCCAGATCCTGAAGGGCTTCACCGAGGCCCTGCGCAAGGGGGAGCGCCTCGAGGCCCCCCTCCTAAAGGAGGCCCTGCGCCTGGGGGCGGAAACCGGCTACAAGGCGGTGATGAAGCCCGTGGAGGGCACCATCCTCACCGTGGCAAGGGCGGCGGCCCAAGGGGCCCGCGGGGACACCCTGGAGGAGGTTTGGCAAAGCGCCCTGGAGGCCGCGCGGGAAGCCCTGGCGAAGACCCCCGACCTCCTCCCCGTGCTCAAGCAGGCGGGGGTGGTGGACGCCGGGGGGGCGGGGTACGTGCGGCTTCTGGAGGGCTTTTTGGGGTACACCCTTAAGCTTCCCCTTCCCGAGGCCCCCAAGGTGGAGCGCTACGCCCAGACCGCCTTCGCAACGGAGGAGTTCGGCTACTGCACGGAGTTCCTCATGGAGGGGGTGGAGGTGCCCATAGAAAAGATCCGGGAGGCGGTGGCCCCCTTCGGGGACTCCCTCTTGGTGGTGGGGGCCGAGGGCTACGTGAAGGGGCACATCCACACCGACGACCCCGACGGTCTCCTCGCCACGGTGGCCCGCTTCGGCCGCATGGTGCGCACCAAGGTGGAGGACATGACCGCCCAGCACACGGAGATCCTGGCCATGGCGGGCCTTCTGGAGGAGGCCCCGCCCCCCACGGGCCTGGTGGCCGTGGCCCTGGGGCACGGGGTGGCCAAGGCCTTCCGGAGCCTGGGGGCGCGGGTGGTGGCGGGGGGGCAGACGCAAAACCCCAGCGTGGAGGAGATCCTCTCCGCCATCAAAAGCCTCCCCAACCCCAAGGTCATCCTCCTCCCCAACAACCCCAACGTCTTCCTGGCCGCGGAGGAGGCGGCGAGGCTGGCCAGGGAACTGGGCAAGGAGGTCCACCTCCTAAAGACCCGCACCATCGGCCAGGGCCTAGCCGCGGCGGTGCGCTACCTGCCGGAGGAGGAGCCGGAGACCCTCCTCCCCGAGATGGAGGAGGCCATGGCGGGCGCCCGGACCCTCGAGGTCACCTGGGCCAGCCGGGACGCGGAGGTGGATGGGGTCAAGGTCCTGAAGGACCAGCCCATCGGCCTCCTGGACGGCAGGCTGGTGACCGTGGGGGAGACGCCGGAAGAGGTCCTAGACCGCCTCCTCCGCCTGGCCCAGGAGGGCAAGGAGGTCCTCACCCTCTTCCTGGGCCCCAGGGTGGAGCGGGAACGGGCGGAAAGGGTGGTGGAGGCCTTTCCCCATCTGGCGGTGGAGATCCTCCCCGGGGGGCCCGACCTCTACCCCTACCTGGGGGTCCTGGAGTAA